The following proteins are encoded in a genomic region of Planctomycetaceae bacterium:
- a CDS encoding efflux RND transporter periplasmic adaptor subunit, whose translation MAEDHRYKTILRRLVFSEVLIALLLFGSVFVFAALRAQKPEVQEKQIDPVSFNVDVFVTEEVDFRELLTGFGTARAEREVVIAAQVSGEVVEIHPNLNVGHPVVSGQTVVFPDRPSEQRNADLLLRIDPRDYVERVEQASNRVAEAGAEIAQLQQQLRNTETQLGKARQDVKTLQDEYERIKSAFDKQASSPSELNRSLLELRRYEDTIIQLESQQSVLPLQIAAAKQRLATGNSEVTRAETDLQRTSVTPPFDGIISEVTVEQGQFVRAGEPLLRLTDPDRVEIPVSLGMEDFLLIENDLQQGRRPVTSLAENETSPAEWSGQIVRISPVADASSRTVEVFVDVNNADQIRTLLPGTFVHARIDGPVWSDAIVIPREAIIEDHVFVVDSDGKAVKRRIRTGRRLQSMIVVEQGLQPGEKVILTNLDIVEDGKRVTIQAATTPADEIAELRLPVLRLLDEPSETVPSATVPSAPAPSVGQ comes from the coding sequence ATGGCCGAAGATCATCGCTACAAAACGATCCTGCGACGGCTCGTGTTTTCGGAAGTCCTGATCGCTCTGCTTCTGTTTGGCAGCGTATTCGTGTTTGCCGCGCTGCGGGCTCAGAAGCCGGAAGTTCAGGAGAAGCAGATCGATCCGGTCAGCTTCAATGTCGACGTCTTTGTGACCGAGGAGGTCGATTTTCGTGAGCTGCTGACCGGATTCGGCACGGCGCGGGCGGAGCGGGAAGTCGTCATCGCCGCTCAGGTCAGCGGGGAAGTCGTCGAAATTCACCCGAACCTGAACGTCGGACATCCCGTCGTCAGCGGACAGACGGTTGTCTTTCCGGACCGGCCGTCGGAGCAGCGAAACGCCGACCTGCTGCTGCGAATCGATCCCAGAGATTACGTGGAACGAGTCGAACAGGCATCCAATCGCGTTGCCGAAGCTGGCGCAGAAATCGCACAACTGCAGCAACAGCTTCGCAACACGGAAACGCAGCTTGGCAAGGCCAGGCAGGACGTAAAGACTCTGCAGGACGAATACGAACGAATCAAATCGGCATTCGACAAGCAGGCTTCGTCGCCATCGGAACTGAACCGGTCACTGCTCGAACTGCGGCGTTACGAAGACACCATCATTCAGCTCGAAAGCCAGCAGTCCGTGCTGCCCCTGCAGATCGCGGCCGCAAAACAACGTCTGGCCACGGGCAATTCGGAAGTCACCCGGGCGGAAACCGACCTGCAGCGCACCAGCGTGACGCCTCCGTTTGACGGAATCATCAGCGAAGTCACCGTCGAACAGGGCCAGTTTGTGCGAGCCGGCGAACCTTTGCTGCGACTGACCGATCCGGATCGCGTGGAAATTCCCGTGTCGCTGGGTATGGAGGACTTTCTGCTGATCGAAAACGACCTGCAACAGGGACGCCGGCCGGTGACGTCGCTGGCCGAAAACGAGACTTCCCCGGCCGAATGGAGCGGTCAGATTGTGCGAATCTCGCCAGTGGCGGATGCATCGTCGCGAACGGTGGAAGTTTTCGTCGACGTTAACAACGCCGACCAGATCCGGACGCTGCTGCCCGGCACGTTTGTCCATGCCCGCATCGACGGACCCGTCTGGAGCGACGCAATTGTCATCCCCCGTGAAGCCATTATCGAAGACCATGTGTTTGTCGTCGACAGCGATGGAAAAGCCGTGAAACGCCGTATCCGGACCGGACGTCGCCTGCAGTCAATGATCGTCGTCGAACAGGGTCTGCAGCCGGGAGAAAAGGTCATCCTGACCAATCTGGATATTGTCGAGGACGGTAAGCGGGTCACGATCCAGGCCGCGACGACTCCCGCCGACGAGATTGCCGAATTGCGACTGCCCGTCCTTCGACTGCTGGACGAACCGTCGGAGACCGTTCCTTCGGCGACCGTCCCTTCGGCGCCGGCACCGTCGGTGGGGCAGTAG
- a CDS encoding RsmE family RNA methyltransferase: MHRFFCEELDGEVVSLDRSESHHAINVLRLNVGDPVVLFDGCGTTAEGTIARRTRSACDVQMSSRTRHDRPHGLRLTVASAVPKGDRLRFLAEKLTEIGVDRFVPLNTSRSVVDPRQAKLQKLAAAVVAATRQCERPWLMSIDGPSTLTSVLNDARSTDARVFIAHPAAPGTGREAVIEDAPDSAVLLIGPEGGFTDDEVSLAKDSGAVLLDWPGSILRIETAAIVFASRLLDRR, translated from the coding sequence ATGCACCGTTTTTTCTGCGAAGAACTGGACGGCGAAGTCGTTTCGCTCGATCGCAGTGAGTCGCACCACGCGATCAACGTACTCCGGCTGAACGTCGGCGATCCCGTCGTCCTGTTCGATGGCTGCGGTACGACCGCCGAAGGGACGATTGCACGACGGACTCGCAGCGCGTGCGACGTGCAGATGTCTTCGCGAACCCGACACGACCGGCCGCATGGACTGCGGCTGACGGTCGCCAGCGCGGTACCCAAGGGAGATCGCCTGAGGTTTCTGGCCGAGAAACTTACCGAAATCGGCGTCGATCGTTTCGTGCCGCTGAACACATCGCGGTCCGTCGTTGATCCGCGACAGGCAAAACTTCAAAAACTTGCGGCAGCGGTCGTCGCCGCGACACGGCAATGCGAACGCCCTTGGCTGATGTCAATCGATGGACCGTCGACACTGACTTCCGTGCTGAACGACGCCCGAAGTACCGATGCTCGCGTCTTCATCGCCCACCCCGCTGCGCCGGGCACCGGCCGCGAAGCGGTTATTGAAGACGCACCGGACAGCGCTGTGCTGTTGATCGGGCCGGAAGGAGGATTCACCGACGACGAAGTTTCACTGGCAAAAGACTCCGGCGCCGTGCTGCTGGACTGGCCTGGCAGCATTCTGCGAATTGAAACCGCCGCGATTGTGTTCGCATCACGGCTGCTTGACCGCCGTTGA